The nucleotide sequence GCCCGCTGGACGCTGAAGTGGTGGCGCTGGCAGTATTACTTTGTGTTTTTGGCCGGGCGCAATAAGCGTGTACTTAGCTTGCGTGAGCGTAAGTTGCAGCGCCTGAGCATGGCAATTGTGCTGGCGGTGTTTTTGCTGGTGTCTACCGCTGTAGGACTCTTGGTGCTGTATCTGGTCAAGTCTGCCCTAGGGATTGACCTGATCCCCGGCTTTTCCTTAGGGGTTTGGGGCTGGTTCCAGAGCGAGTTTCTGCGATGAATTCACTGGATGGGTAAGTCCAAAGGCTCATCTGTCCGATGCGCCCATGGATATTGGACAGGCAACTATTGAATGTGTAGCGTTCCGCGCAACACCTCAGACCTTACACACCGCGAGCGCGGTCGGCGTGGAACTGTTTGACAAACGCGCCGAAGCGACCGGCGTCCAAGGCGTCACGCACTTCTTGCATCAAGTTTAGGTAGTAGTGCAGGTTGTGGATGGAGGCCAGCATGGGCCCCAGCATTTCGCCGCAGCGGTCCAGGTGGTGCAGGTAGGCGCGGCTAAAGCCGTCGCGCCCTCCGTTGGCCCAGCTCACACCCGAGGTGCCCGCGCAGGCGTGGCAGGTGCAAGTTTCGTCCAGCGGTTGCTTGTCAGTTTTGTGGCGCGCATTGCGAATTTTTAGGTCGCCAAAGCGGCTAAACAGCGTGCCGTTGCGCGCGTTGCGGGTGGGCATTACGCAGTCAAACATGTCGATGCCGTTTTGCACACCGGCGATCAAGTCTTCCGGGGTGCCCACGCCCATCAGGTAATGGGGCTTGTGCTTAGGCAGCTTGGGGCCTACGTGTTGCAGCACGCGCATCATGTGTTCTTTGGGCTCGCCCACCGAGAGGCCGCCCACCGCAATGCCAGGGAAGTCCAGCTCCTCCAAGCCCGCCAGCGACTCATCGCGCAGGTGTTCAAACATGCCGCCTTGCACAATGCCAAACAAGGCGTTGGGGTTTTCTAAGCGGTCCATCTCGGCTTGGCAACGCTTGGCCCAGCGCAGGCTCAACTCCATCGAGTCGCGGGCTTCGCGCTCGGTGGTGACTTGGCCCTTGGTCTTGGGCTCTACCGACAGATAGGGCGTGCACTCGTCAAACTGCATGGCAATGTCGGAGTTCAAAGCGCGCTGAATTTGCATGGAAATCTCAGGCGTTAAAAACAGCTTGTCGCCGTTGACGGGGGATGAGAACTTCACACCCTCTTCGCTGATCTTGCGCATCTCGCCCAAGCTCCACACCTGAAAACCACCGCTGTCGGTCAAGATGGGCTTGTCCCACTTTTCAAAGTCGTGCAAGCCACCGAACTGCGAAATGACTTCGGTGCCCGGGCGCATCCACAGGTGGAAGGTGTTGCCCAAAATGATTTGCGCGCCCATTTCTTCCAGCGAGCGGGGCATCACCCCTTTGACCGTGCCGTAGGTGCCCACCGGCATGAAGATGGGGGTTTGCACCACGCCGTGGTTCAGGGTCAGGCGCCCGCGGCGGGCGTGCGAGCCCAGGTAGCTGCCCTCGGGCGTGGTGGTGGCTGGGTCGGTGGCGAGCAGTTCAAATTTCAACATGGCAGTGTGTCTGGTGGCGTGCAGTGGTAGGGTTTGGGTTGGCGGGGCTTAGGCGGCGCGCGCGAGCAGCATGGCGTCGCCATAGCTGAAGAAGCGGTACTCCCGCGCAATAGCGTCGCGGTACAGCGCCATGATGGGCACGTAGCCTGCAAACGCGCTCACCAGCATCATCAAGCTGGACTTGGGCAAGTGGAAGTTGGTGATCAGCATGTCCACCACCTCAAATGCAAAGCCGGGTGTGATGAAGATGTTGGTGTCGCCCTCGGTAATTCCGCCCGCGAAGCCGGGCCCCGTGCAGGACTTGGCCCAGCTCTCCAGCGTGCGCACGGTGGTGGTGCCTACGGCTATCACCCGGCCACCACGCGCTTTGCAAGCGGCAATGGCGTCTATGGTGGCTTGCGGCACTTGGTACCACTCGCTGTGCATTTGGTGTTCAGCAATGTTTTCTGTTTTGACTGGTTGAAACGTCCCGGCCCCCACATGCAGGGTGACATGCGCGCGTTGCACGCCCATAGCATCCAGTTGGGCCAGCAAGGCCTCATCAAAATGCAGGGCGGCGGTGGGAGCGGCTACTGCGCCTGGGTTTTTGGCGAACACGGTTTGGTAGCGCTGCGCGTCTTCTGCCGAGTCGGTGTGCGTGATGTAGGGGGGCAGCGGCACATGGCCGTGGCGCTCCATCAGGGTGTAGGGGTTGTCACCCGCATCGTTAGAGAGCACAAAGCGAAACAGTGGACCATCTGCATTAGGCCAGCGGCCTAGGAGCGTGGCGCTCAGGCCATCCTCGCAGCCGGGGGCGCACACCAGTTTCACAGTGGCACCTACTTCGGGCTTTTTGCTGACCCGCATATGGGCGGCCACTTGGTTGCCACCCAGCACCCGTTCGATCAACAGCTCCAGCTTGCCGCCGGTGGCTTTTTCGCCGAACAAGCGGGCATTGATGACTTTGGTGTCGTTAAACACCATGAGGTCACCCGCACGCAGCAGCGTGGGCAGGTCTTTGAAGATGCGGTCTACGGAGTTGGCCCCCGTGCCATCGAGCAAGCGCGAGGCGGTGCGCTGCGGGGCAGGGTGTTGGGCAATCAGGTTGTCAGGGAGGGCGAAATCAAAATCGCTGAGGGTGAAGGTGCGCGCGGCGGCACTGGCCAGAGTCATGGTGCTTGAGGGCCGGACAGGCCCGTTCCAAGGAGTGAGGGGATGGCGATTATCCCCGCACTTGGCAGCCGGCGCCAGAGGCACCCACTGCCAAGCCTTGCTTGTGCTTATTCCACCTTGGCGCCAGAGGCCTGCACAATGGCTTTCCACTTGGTGTAGTCTGCCTTGAGCAAAGCGCCCAGCTGCTCGGGTTTCATGGCCTGGGGTTCGGCACCTTGGGCGTGGATGGCGGCTTTAACCTCCGCGTTGTTCAGCAAATCATTTACCTTGGTATTGACCAGCGCCACCACGTTGGCCGGCGTGCCTGCGGGCATGAAAAGGCCGTACCAGGTGCTGACGTCAAAGTCTTTGTAGCCCAACTCCGCCACGGTGGGCACATCGGGCAAAGAGGTGCTGCGGGTGGCGGAGGTGACGGCCAAGGCGCGCAGTTTGCCGCCCTTGATCTGGGCAATGGCCGAGGGCACGGACGACACCAGCAAGTCCACATTGCCCGCCAGTGCGTCCATCAGCGCGGGGTTGGAGCCTTTGTACGGCACATGGCGAATGTCTACCTTGGCGGCTTTTTCAAACAAATGCCCCGCCAAGTGGATGGTGGTGCCGTTGCCTGGTGAGCCGTAGGTGATGGTGTCGGGTGCTGCCTTGGCGGCGGCCACTACATCGGCCAAGGTTTTGAATTTGGAGTTGGCAGCGGTGGCAATCACCACGGGGGTGTAGGCCACATGGGCTACGGGTACCAAGTCTTTGGTGGGGTCCCAGGGCAGGTTGCCATACAGCCAAGGCCCTACGACCAGGTTGTCTTTTTGGCCCATCACCATGTCGTAGCCGGTGGGGGCAGCCTTCACCGCCTCGGCAATGCCAATGGTGCCGCCTGCGCCTGCGCGGTTGTCAGGCACTACCGTCCACTGGTTGGCTTCGGTGAGTTTGTTGGCAATGAGGCGCGACAAAATGTCGGTGCCACCGCCGGGCGGGAAGGGCACGATCAGGCGAATGGCTTTGCTAGGGTAGGCCGCTTGTGCATGCACCACCGAGGCACTGGTCAGGCCTAGCAGGGCACTGACAATGGCAATGGGGGCAATCAGTCGTTTCAACATAGTGTCTCTCTTATGGGGGGTGTGCCGGACGCGCCGGTGGGTGGTCAGTTTAGCAACACCGATGGGCTGTTTGCAGCACAGCACCTGTGCCTTAGCGCATGGGGTGGGTGGGGCAAACTGCCCTGCAATTCGCGGTAAGCTGTTCGCCATCCCGTGCCCAGTTGCCCTACTTTTTTTGCGCCCCACCATGCCTTTGCACATCACTACCCCACTGATTGAATCTTTGCCCCTAAGCGCACACGCGGGGCGAGATGTCTGGCTCAAGATGGAGGCCGCGCAGCCCTGTGGCTCCTTCAAGCTGCGTGGCGTGGGGCTGGCGTGTGAGACCCATGTG is from Rhodoferax aquaticus and encodes:
- the queA gene encoding tRNA preQ1(34) S-adenosylmethionine ribosyltransferase-isomerase QueA, which translates into the protein MTLASAAARTFTLSDFDFALPDNLIAQHPAPQRTASRLLDGTGANSVDRIFKDLPTLLRAGDLMVFNDTKVINARLFGEKATGGKLELLIERVLGGNQVAAHMRVSKKPEVGATVKLVCAPGCEDGLSATLLGRWPNADGPLFRFVLSNDAGDNPYTLMERHGHVPLPPYITHTDSAEDAQRYQTVFAKNPGAVAAPTAALHFDEALLAQLDAMGVQRAHVTLHVGAGTFQPVKTENIAEHQMHSEWYQVPQATIDAIAACKARGGRVIAVGTTTVRTLESWAKSCTGPGFAGGITEGDTNIFITPGFAFEVVDMLITNFHLPKSSLMMLVSAFAGYVPIMALYRDAIAREYRFFSYGDAMLLARAA
- a CDS encoding 3-phosphoshikimate 1-carboxyvinyltransferase → MNIPSIQTDPVITKLLDKVPADMRGSFSDAQLLALKVALGGRAWGAHAVDARWTLKWWRWQYYFVFLAGRNKRVLSLRERKLQRLSMAIVLAVFLLVSTAVGLLVLYLVKSALGIDLIPGFSLGVWGWFQSEFLR
- a CDS encoding Bug family tripartite tricarboxylate transporter substrate binding protein is translated as MLKRLIAPIAIVSALLGLTSASVVHAQAAYPSKAIRLIVPFPPGGGTDILSRLIANKLTEANQWTVVPDNRAGAGGTIGIAEAVKAAPTGYDMVMGQKDNLVVGPWLYGNLPWDPTKDLVPVAHVAYTPVVIATAANSKFKTLADVVAAAKAAPDTITYGSPGNGTTIHLAGHLFEKAAKVDIRHVPYKGSNPALMDALAGNVDLLVSSVPSAIAQIKGGKLRALAVTSATRSTSLPDVPTVAELGYKDFDVSTWYGLFMPAGTPANVVALVNTKVNDLLNNAEVKAAIHAQGAEPQAMKPEQLGALLKADYTKWKAIVQASGAKVE
- the tgt gene encoding tRNA guanosine(34) transglycosylase Tgt, which produces MLKFELLATDPATTTPEGSYLGSHARRGRLTLNHGVVQTPIFMPVGTYGTVKGVMPRSLEEMGAQIILGNTFHLWMRPGTEVISQFGGLHDFEKWDKPILTDSGGFQVWSLGEMRKISEEGVKFSSPVNGDKLFLTPEISMQIQRALNSDIAMQFDECTPYLSVEPKTKGQVTTEREARDSMELSLRWAKRCQAEMDRLENPNALFGIVQGGMFEHLRDESLAGLEELDFPGIAVGGLSVGEPKEHMMRVLQHVGPKLPKHKPHYLMGVGTPEDLIAGVQNGIDMFDCVMPTRNARNGTLFSRFGDLKIRNARHKTDKQPLDETCTCHACAGTSGVSWANGGRDGFSRAYLHHLDRCGEMLGPMLASIHNLHYYLNLMQEVRDALDAGRFGAFVKQFHADRARGV